The genomic stretch TGCATTATCAGAATCACCGATCGGTGTGACAATCGTTTTGGCAATGATCGGACTCCTATACCTTGCGATCTTACGTCGCGGCGTGATCACTTCCGGGGGCCAAGGCATGTTTATCGCCGTCGCTTGCTACACGCTCGTGATTCTGATCATGGTATGGCGCGCCGTCATGACAGGCGATGTGTGGGTATTGGCAGGTTCGGTGCTGTTTATGATTTCCGACTGTATCCTCGCTTGGAATCGATTTCTCAAATCTTCACTCCTCGCAGAACTGGCCGTCATGGTGACCTATTATGCGGCGCAGCTCTTGCTGGCACTCTCCGTTTTTTAAGAAATGGCAAAGCTCTCTACGACCTTCGTGGAGAGCTTTTTTCTTTTTGGTGCGTGCTTAGACAGGAGTGACAGCCGCACAAATTTCTCCGAACTAGTCAAATGCCGTTCCTTGTACCCCGTCATTTTAATAACTTGCAGTAGTACAACAGAAGCGTCAGTTTGACAGTTGCTACTTGTTCACGACCATCTTTCTTTGCGACAAAACGAGAAAGGAGGGTTTGTAACAGAATGGATTTGAGACAGCATGCCATGCGGTACGTTGGGCAGCCGATAGTGGCACATCACAATGGGAGTGTCCACCGCGGTATCTTGCACTCGGTAACTCCCCAAGGGATGTACATCCGTTATGGAGCGGGTTACGCTTCAGCGGATCAAGTCGGTACCAGCTTCCAACACCTTGACCTTCACAACAAAGAGGATGGGATGAATGCAGATCCCGTGTTCTTTGGACTCGGTCTTGGTTTCCTACCTTGGTTTGGCCTCGCCGGTTTCTGGGGTGGTGGACTTTGGTGGTAATAACGTTTCCTAACTGGATTGAGAGGGGGTGGGAATATGGACGGTTATGGCGTATTTGGCGGCTACACTCGTTGGGCGGTCGTCTTCCTGATCATTTTCGTACTGTTTATCCTGGTTGTACCGACCTGCTATCCGGTTACAACGACCACGACACAGTGCCACTAACTTTTTTCTAAGATCTTAACGGGGGGTGAAATCTATGTACGGTACTTTTGGCGGCTACACTCGTTGGGCGGTAGTATTTCTGATCATCTTCGTCCTGTTCTTCCTGCTCGTTCCTGGTTACGGCGGCGGTGCAGGCTACTAATCTGAATACGTTCATCGATTGCAAAAGCTCTCTATGAGATTCATAGAGAGCTTTTGCCATGAAGCGTGCGCACATCATCACTACGTTGTGTTTTGCACATACCTCATCTTAAAGTTCCCAAGCAATGCTTCCGTTCCACCTGCACCGCTCCTCACCCGATTGAACACGCAATCCTCGTCAGTATCGAGCGGGCATGCACGTATCAGATATGGGCTGTTCACACCCAAATCACATTTTTCATGATAGTTGTCCGTGACCAGCGTGTCCTCAACTTCATAAGGTACTGTATAACAAATTCATGAGGGAGGAAGATTCGCTTGGAAAAGTGCCCACCAATTGTTTGCCCGCCGATCTACGAATACAAAGATTGCTATATCACACGCGAAGTACCGATCATTCAGCCCGTCATCCGAGTAAACAGACAGATCATCGTGAACGTTCCGAAGTATTATACGCAACCTGAAAGCAGAACCGAAGTCATCGATCCTGGCTGCCCTGCTCCTCGGCCGATGACCCGGCCCATCAGATAATTTGATCCAAGATGGCGACTCCTAGGCTGTGGAGTCGCTTTTTTTATTTAAAGCTCCTTCATCGTAGCGAACAGTTCACCCGCACAGGAATTGCAGATATGAAGCGATCAGTATTCCATCGATGAGCATGCGGAATTGATGCTGATCGTCAGCTCGTCACTTCCAGCCATCTGACCACGACTTCGGCAAGCCTGTCTTTCTTAGCCTCCACATCGTTCCGATCGGTAAATTTTATGATCGCTCTGTCGTCCGCGACCCATTCAAGTAATCCTGTACTGTCTTGGAACAAACGCCCCGCTGTGGCTTGTGCTTTCTTCTTTGCTCCACAATGAAAGACCAGTCGAAAGAAACCCTTCCCTTGCAAATTGAACGTCACTCGATCCTCATTCTGAAAACAGAAACTCGGTGCGTTCCATTTTATTTGCTCAGTAATGCCTTCCTTTGCCTGTAACACGATTGATCGGACTTCCTCGATCTCCGCCTTGAGCGGATGTTCAAGCTGTTTCAAAAATTCAACGACTTGTTGATGACCATCCAACTTTGCGGATTGCTTGCCGACTGTTCGCTTCGACGCCATGTGAGGTTTTCAACACTCCATTCTTTTAGATTGGTTCTTTTATGTTTGTTGTATTGATTCACATTTTTATTCGACCTGCTCCCGCGGTAATCCTGTAGCGCCTCTTTCGATCTGTTGCAAAGCACGCTGAAACTGTCCCTGCATCCACTCGAAAAAACGTCGGGAAGTTTCCTTACTGATGCACGTCGCGTACAGCAGTATAAACGGGATCAAGACGGATAAGCCTACTCAAGAAATAGAGTGCAAGGTGATGACAATCACTCCATCCTCACAAAAAAACGCCAAGGACAACAGTCCCTGACGTAATCGTCGATCTTTCACTTATTATTGAGTTCTGCCTCTGGTACATAACGACTAAATTGACGGAGCGGACCCATTCGTGATCGTGACCAACCATCACCCATCCTGTCCGCTCCGTCATAAAAAAAATGATTGCGGCGCTCAATTTGAGCGTTCGTTACCTACATAACTCCACATCCCAGAGGACAAAACTGCCCGATTGAACGGTTTGCCCCCTATGACACACGCGGCACATTCGCCTTCCTCCAAATTTGCTCTAGGCAGATGGCCACGACTGTGCCGAACAACAATCCATTGCCTAAAACATACTGAAACGGTGCAGGAAGCGCTTGAAACGCAGCTCCTGGTAGTGCCATCAGCCCTACACCGGTGACCAGCGAGATTCCCAAAATGCTCATACTGCGCTGATCGAGTGGCTCTCGCGTGATGCCCTGCATGGCGATCCCGACCATCTGAACGAAGGTCGTCAACAATGCGGCGCTGGCGATCGGTCCAGGTAGCAAGGCCAGTCCTTTCACAACAAAAGGAAAGAACGAAAGGCCTGCAAACAAAATGCCTGCCCAAAGGAACGGCTTGACATTTCGCTGCTCGGTCATGCGGATGAAGCCTGCAGAAACGGGTAACTGGACGACGGCGATCGTCGAGAATACGGAGGCAAGTCCATGCGAGATGCCACCGATGATACCTCCGCGGTTTAAACGCTTGGGTCGATCGGCTGGGGAAGCCGTTGTCGCTTCCTCCACAGCGGTGACAGCTGCAACCGAGTTGGAAACCAGCATGAACGTGAACAATACGACTGCGATCACAATATTGAGATCCACTTTTGGTATGCCCCAGACGAAAACGCCAGGCACTTGCAGCCAAGCCTCACCCGTATTGAATGGAATGCCTGCCGTCCGCAGCCCCAACAACTCATAGAGGAGCCATCCGGTGAGTAGCCCGATCATGACCGCATATTGTTTGAAGACCCCTTTTCCAAGCAAGGAGAGCAACAGGACGAATACAAAGACTCCTCCGGCCAAACCGGTGACAGCATAATTGGTCGCAACCTGTCCAGTCGTAAGTCCGAACATCCCTTTCATAAAAACTCCGCTCAATTGGATCGCCAAGATGAGCAGAAACGTTCCCGTGACGAGCGGTGTAAACAAAAACGCCAGCCTGTGGGTCACTTTGGCCAAGCCAAGGACGAACAGCAACACACCAGCAATCAAAACAGCGCCCGACAGCGCTGGCAGTGTATCATGCGGATTCTGACCTTGCCTGATCGCAATGTCGGCCAACACAGCGAACAAACTAACCCACGTGCCAGCCGGTCCATCGGCAATCGGTAGCCGGTGACCGATCCAGCCTTGCAAAAATGAACTGATTCCGACGATGAAAAACGTTCGCTGGATCAGCGACGAGATTTCCTCCAACGACAATTGAAACAGCCCACCGAACACGATGGGCATCGCAACGGAGTTGGCCAAAAGAAACATGAACCACTGCACCGTGCCAAATGATTGTTTGAGCTTCACGCAGACGACCCTCAACTTTCAGACGGATATGTTGTACGATCATACTATCACGGGATATACTATATGAAAAATATTTGGTTTATCCGTTCACCATATGAAAATCATATAGTAGAAAAGGAGCTTACGATGGATCTACGTCAGCTTCGCTATTTTATCGCCATCGCCGAAGAACGAAATATAACTGCCGCCGCCCGCAAGCTGCACATGGCTCAACCTCCGCTCAGCCAGCAGCTCAAGCTGATGGAACAAGAGCTCAACCTACCACTAGTCGTGCGTAGCGGGAAAACACTTGAGTTGACCGAGGCTGGGCAGCTTCTGTACAACCGGGCGGTCGCCCTCATCAAGCAGTTTGACGATACGCTTATCGAGGTGAAAGAAACAGGCCACGGGCTGGCGGGCAAACTGACGATCGGTGTGAATACATTTTCTGATGACCAGTTGCCACAGCTCTTGTCTGCCTTTCGTTTGAAATTCCCAAAGATCACCTATTCCATTCGTCAAAACGAATCGGCCCAACTGGTTAAAATGGTGCGCGAACGGGCTGTCGAACTGGCCATTGTCCGAATGCCCATCGATCTGTCCGACTTCTCGTTCCTCCCGTTACAGACGGAGCGCTATTGCTTTGTCACTGCCAAACAGGACACCGCTTTCTCACGCCATTCAAACGTCACATTGGCTGCGATCAGCACAACGCCGCTCATTTTGCCGAGTGCAGAAGGGTTGGGCGTCTACCGAATGATATCCGAGTCATTTGCCCAAGTTGGACTCACCCCCAATCTCATCTGCGAATGCTCAGATATTCCGACGCTGTTCGAACTTGTCGCGTCCGGCTTCGGTGCGACCGTCGTGCCACAATCGGTTCTTAAGTTCCACAAAAAACACGCTGTTCATGCCTACGAGATCGCAGAAGCCGATCTCTTCACCTCGTCTGCGCTGATCTGGCTGAAAGACCACTTCATATCGAAAACGGCACAGAACTTCATCGCGCTTTGTTCAGGTTCGACGTAGAGAGTGCTCATCGCGGCTACTGAAGCATTAGAGACAAGAAAAAGGGTCCATGCGCTCGCTCCACATGCTGTGGAAATCTGCCATGGACCCTTCCTATTTTCTACTTGTGGTGGAGCGAACAGATGCGAGCCTGCATGGTGTTGCCGGACCGCCAGTGCCATCACTCCATAAATCTTCCCATCATGACCGTGTTATAGTAGTTACCGTCCGAAAGGATTTTGTCTTTTTTTAAGATACCTTCGATCTCGAAGCCAAGATCTTGATAGAGCTTGATGGCTTTCTCATTTGTCTCCAGAACATTCAAGGTAATCTTCTTAATGCCGTTGGCATCGGCCCAAGAAATCGATTCCTGTAACAGATTTTTCCCGATCCCATATCCCCAGAAATCTTTGACTACACATACCCCAAACTCCACTTTATGAGCAAACCTAGATAAATAGATTCCTTCACATCTTGAGAACCCCACGATCTGATTCTCGACGACAGCGACTAAAAATAAGTTTCGCGTACTCACCGTGTCCGTTTGGATAATCTGTGTAAAACCTGATTCATCGATGAATGCCTCACCTCGTTCTCGATCCATATTTTCCGTCTCTCCATCGATCTGAACTCTTACTTCGGACAGTTCTTTGGCATCCTCTTCCCGCGCGGATCGAATCACGTATTGTTGGCCCTTCACGAAAAATTCCTGTTCGTTTATGATCATAAGAAACTCCTGTCATTCTTGGATTTTGGTAGCTGACTGTCACTTGACTGCAAGTACATCGTTCGTTGCTATGTTAAACGTGTGGAACAGAAGAAGGGTACGAACCCTTTGATAGCCTGCTCCGTTAGATTAGCACGCAAGGATTTTCTTTGTCGCCTGATCAAAGTGTAAAAGTTACTACTTGGACAGTCAATTCGTAGAGAGCTGATCCCTCTCTTTTTTGGAGGTGGATTTGATCTATGATGAACATCGAATTTGTTATTTTGGGGTATATTGGCTTTGTATTTATTAGAAACCTATCTGCAAAGCGACGTGAGAAAAACATTTTCTTAAACTCTATACTCGAGATAATTTTCTTTGCGATTTTTGTCTACCTGTTAAAAATATTTTTGCATACAGGGTGAACTCAGGAAAGGCTCTTTAGTGTTGGTTTGAAAAAGGTACGTTACGCCTTTCCAACACGAACATTTGCCCTACAGCCGTGTTACGGAACCATACAACAAAAAATCCTCCAACTGTGCCCGATTTATCACATGAATATCAGGCTCCTTTTGGAGGATTGGTAACATTATTTCCGGAAAAATAAAAAAATAGCCATGATAAGGTAGATAAGCGGGACATAAATCGCCCACGGAAACGGCGGGTATAGACTCATGAACCAAGCAAGGGGAAGTACAATAAGTCCGCCTATCAGCATCCCTACCCAAGACCTTTTGAGAAAGGCAAGCGTGAAAGAAATTGCGGTTAAAAACAACAAAAGTAGTAAGAAAAAACCCATCAACACCACTGTTTACCTCCTTTTCCTATTTCCAATCTTTTACTTCTTCGTCACAGTTGCAACAATTTCCTACATTCAAGGCATGCAACCAGTTTCTGACTCCCTTTCAAAAGATGCGTGCATTCCACTGACTTCTGTTTTCGTCAAGACTCCGGTAATAATCTTACGCTCCCAGAGCCTCCAGTAAATTCATGCTCCGCTTTGAGACGGTGGAAGATCCGAACGGTGTGGTGCTGTTTGCGGGGAAACTATTTCTGCAATCAAATTACAAGTTACTCAATTACCAGTTCTCTAATATGAATCAATTCTTCAAGCTCATTGAGGAGTTCTTCCGCAGTTTTTTTGTTTTCATTAAAATCACGTTCAATCCGTTCGATGGTTTTGAATTTCATCATCAAAATTCCGTACGCTCTTTCGTAAGCCTTTCCGTGCACTGGGTCATTGACCAAGTCTTTATAATATGTATGCGTGTGCATAATTCCCTTGTATACTTCCAGATCTTCTTGAAGCTTTTTCTTTGTGTCCTTCTTTGTGATCTGATCAGCCAATGTTGATTGGCTAATTACTATACCTGTAAGAAGTAAGGATGCAGCAGTTATCGATACAATCTTCCATTTATTACTGATCGCCATTTTAATACACCTCCGGTTTGTAAATAATGTTGTACTCAATTTTTTTAGATAAGCCCATCCGTTCTCGTTTACTCGTTTCTCAAGTTCCGATTCAATCCTCGATCGAGTCCCCAATAGCCATCATTCGTGGAATATTGAGCAACATTCATGGTTCTCGTGGCGCTGTCTTATAACCACACAATTCGATTATGTCAGACCACCTGCATTCAACTCCATCTTACACAAGTAAACCAGTTCCTGAAACTCTACCAAGTAATGAATTCCTGCGAATAAGGAGCATACATGAGCAAAACCCTAATCACCAAAGGAACGACAGAAGTTCCCTGTCACGTTACTAGTCGGCTCTGCTTGACACGACACCAATTAGTGTCCTATTATGAACCAGACACCAATCGGTGTCTTTTCATAACGTGAAAGTAAGGGGAAGGGTGATCTTGACCGATACCAATCAAATGAGGGATGTGTACGTTGCTGTTGCCGACCCGACTCGACGTGAACTGATTCGTCTATTGGCAGATGTAGAAGAGTTACCTCTTCACAAATTGACATCACAGTTTCAAATGGGCCGTACAGCAGTTTCCAAACATTTGACAATTCTTAAAGATGCCGGACTGGTACTTGACCGAAAAGTCGGCAGAGAAACGCTATTTAGGCTTGATCCCACTCCACTCCGAGAAATTCAAGATTGGGTTGCTTTCTACAGCAAATTCTGGACTACAAATATGTTGCGCTTGAACCAACTATTA from Tumebacillus algifaecis encodes the following:
- a CDS encoding purine/pyrimidine permease → MKLKQSFGTVQWFMFLLANSVAMPIVFGGLFQLSLEEISSLIQRTFFIVGISSFLQGWIGHRLPIADGPAGTWVSLFAVLADIAIRQGQNPHDTLPALSGAVLIAGVLLFVLGLAKVTHRLAFLFTPLVTGTFLLILAIQLSGVFMKGMFGLTTGQVATNYAVTGLAGGVFVFVLLLSLLGKGVFKQYAVMIGLLTGWLLYELLGLRTAGIPFNTGEAWLQVPGVFVWGIPKVDLNIVIAVVLFTFMLVSNSVAAVTAVEEATTASPADRPKRLNRGGIIGGISHGLASVFSTIAVVQLPVSAGFIRMTEQRNVKPFLWAGILFAGLSFFPFVVKGLALLPGPIASAALLTTFVQMVGIAMQGITREPLDQRSMSILGISLVTGVGLMALPGAAFQALPAPFQYVLGNGLLFGTVVAICLEQIWRKANVPRVS
- a CDS encoding lysoplasmalogenase; the protein is MLLLASAAIGSGLIDLLAIARGWTKARYLWKPLTVVVIIALALFGVDFGDVSERWLLAGLVFSLAGDVFLVLPSDRFLAGLVSFLIAHLCYIAAFTAQETAHPAVAALSESPIGVTIVLAMIGLLYLAILRRGVITSGGQGMFIAVACYTLVILIMVWRAVMTGDVWVLAGSVLFMISDCILAWNRFLKSSLLAELAVMVTYYAAQLLLALSVF
- a CDS encoding DUF1801 domain-containing protein, with product MASKRTVGKQSAKLDGHQQVVEFLKQLEHPLKAEIEEVRSIVLQAKEGITEQIKWNAPSFCFQNEDRVTFNLQGKGFFRLVFHCGAKKKAQATAGRLFQDSTGLLEWVADDRAIIKFTDRNDVEAKKDRLAEVVVRWLEVTS
- a CDS encoding LysR family transcriptional regulator; protein product: MDLRQLRYFIAIAEERNITAAARKLHMAQPPLSQQLKLMEQELNLPLVVRSGKTLELTEAGQLLYNRAVALIKQFDDTLIEVKETGHGLAGKLTIGVNTFSDDQLPQLLSAFRLKFPKITYSIRQNESAQLVKMVRERAVELAIVRMPIDLSDFSFLPLQTERYCFVTAKQDTAFSRHSNVTLAAISTTPLILPSAEGLGVYRMISESFAQVGLTPNLICECSDIPTLFELVASGFGATVVPQSVLKFHKKHAVHAYEIAEADLFTSSALIWLKDHFISKTAQNFIALCSGST
- a CDS encoding ArsR/SmtB family transcription factor; protein product: MRDVYVAVADPTRRELIRLLADVEELPLHKLTSQFQMGRTAVSKHLTILKDAGLVLDRKVGRETLFRLDPTPLREIQDWVAFYSKFWTTNMLRLNQLLEEEEE
- a CDS encoding GNAT family N-acetyltransferase gives rise to the protein MIINEQEFFVKGQQYVIRSAREEDAKELSEVRVQIDGETENMDRERGEAFIDESGFTQIIQTDTVSTRNLFLVAVVENQIVGFSRCEGIYLSRFAHKVEFGVCVVKDFWGYGIGKNLLQESISWADANGIKKITLNVLETNEKAIKLYQDLGFEIEGILKKDKILSDGNYYNTVMMGRFME